GGCGGTGAAAAATATGAGCCATTCGAACCGAGTTCTTTACTCGGCTGGCGTGGTGCGTCCCGTTATTATGATCCAATCTATACTGAAGCATTTAAATTGGAGCTACAGGCTGTCAAAAAAGTTCGTGAAGAATTTGGTTTCAAGAATCTTCATGTGATGATTCCTTTTTGCCGGACTGTAGAAGAAGCGGAAAAAGTTACATCACTCATGGCAGAGCAGGGTTTAAGGCGCGGTGCTGATTTTAAGGTATGGCTCATGGCAGAAATTCCTGCGAATATTATTCTCGCTGACAAGTTTAATCAGTTTGTTGATGGTTATTCTATAGGTTCAAATGACTTGACTATGCTTGTTCTTGGTTGTGATCGTGACAATGAGACTGTGTCTCATCTCTTTAATGAACGGGATTTGGCTGTTCGGCGGGCTATTCGCCACTTAATTGACGTGGCTCATCAAGCTGGCAAGACTGTGTCTATTTGTGGGCAGGCTCCAAGTGTGTATCCCGATTTTGCGGAGTTTTTAATAAAGAGTGGAATTGATTCCATTTCTGTAAATCCTGATGCAGTGAAGATGACGAAGAAACTTGTAGCTCAAGTGGAACAGCGACTTGTGCTTGATAAATTAACAGGGCGTGGTGTGATGAATAAAGAGGATGACGCCTGGTAAGAAAAGGAGAGCCATTCTCGAATAAAGAAAGGAGATGGGCATCTCGCTTACAGCAAGACAGGAAAAAATAGTAGAAATTGTTCGTACAAGCGGCCCTATTGCTGGTGAACATATTGCAGCACAGCTCAGTGTGACGAGAGCAGCGCTTCGTTCTGATCTCGCTATATTGATTATGTCTGGACTGATTGACGCCCGTCCCAAAGTAGGTTATTTTTATATTGGAAAAAATACACTCCATGTTATTGCGGAAGAACTTGATCGGATTGTTGTAGGTGATATTCAGTCTGTTCCTGTTGTTGTTCCTGTGGAATGCTCCGCTTATGATGCTATGGTCACGCTCTTTTTAGAAGACGTGGGGTCACTTTATGTGGTGGAAAAAGGTGGTATTTTATCTGGTGTAGTTTCACGGAAGGATTTGCTTAAAACGGCTATGGGAGGAAGTAATTTGGCAAAGCTTCCTATTAAGGTGCTCATGACAGCCATGCCGAAAATTGTGATGACGACAAAAGATGAACCTGTTATTGTTGCAGCTAAAAAATTAATTGACAATGCTGTAGACAGTTTGCCTGTAGTACAGGCTGCCGCAGGTAGCCTTGGGTGCTACGAAATTGTGGGACGCTTGACAAAAACGAATATTGCCCGTTTATTTGTTGAAATCGGGGAAGAGAAGAGGAGGTAATTGTTATAGCTACTTTGCCTGTTATTTATGCGTTATCCGATTCCATTGGGGAGACAGCTGAAATGGTGGCGCGGGCAACAGCCAGTCAGTTTGATGCAGGGTCTTTCGATATTATTCGTATTCCCTATATTACTTCGGTAAAACAAGTTGAAGAAACAGTCCGAGAGGCAGTGGAACGGGAAAAATGCATTATTTGTCATACCCTCGTTTCCCCTCATTTGCGTCAAGCATTACTTGAACTTGCTGAAAAAAATCATATTAAAACAGTGGATATTATGGGACCTGTGATTGATTCTATCCAAGAAATGTCTGGTTTCCAACCGAAATTGAAACCTGGACTTGTTCATCGTTTGGATCAAGATTACTATAAGCGGGTAGAGGCTGTTGAATTTGCTGTAAAATATGATGATGGTAAAAATTCTTGGGGATTGCTTAAAGCGGATATGGTGATTGTGGGTGTATCTAGAACATCAAAAACTCCCTTGAGTATGTATTTGGCTCATAAGAAACTTAAAGTAGCCAATGTGCCCCTTGTTCCTGAGGTTCCCCCGCCACCGGAATTGTTCCAAGTTGAACCACACCGGATTATTGGTCTTGTTATCGATCCATTTAAATTGAATGAAATTCGAGCGGAACGACTCAAAGTAATGGGATTGGCATCAAATGCCAGTTATGCTAATTTAGATCGTATCATGGAAGAACTTGAGTATGCGAAGGCCATTATGCGGAAATCTCATTGTATTGTTATTGATGTTTCTAATCGGGCTATTGAAGAAACGGCTAATCGAATTTTAGAGATTGCCCAAAAGAATGATATTATATAAAATAATCCCCGGCATTTGCCGGGGATTATTTTCATACGATAGGGAATTATTTTTGGGAAGAATCGCTGTCAGGTGTAACGATATTTGCTACGATGTCATATGTAACGGAATTGTAAGTTTTACTGTCGTTACCTTGAATGACTTGAACATTGCCAGTGAAAACGGCCTGTTTTGTTTTCCAGTTAAATGTAGCTTGGTCGGATGTAATACTCAAGCCAGAACGCACGAAAATAATATTGCCGTTAACTTCGGCTTTGCTGGCTGTTCCGTATACAAATACATTGTCACCGCTGAATTTGATGTCATCTTGAGTGACAGTAATGCCTCCTGAACCGGAGACTTCCATGCTTGCCATATTTACCTTGGCCTGTCCAGCAGTGATGATACGGTTGCCTACTTCAATATAAACATTGCCAACGAGGTTGTAGAGGCCTGTGGCAACATCAAAGTAGGTTTTATCGGCAGTAATAATAGGTTTGGCTAATGCAGTGCTCGTTAGGAGTACACAGAGCAGTAACATTAGTAATGTTATTTTTTTTATCATTTATGTTCACCATCCTTCATTTTAGTATAGCAGAATGAATGTTAAAATTCTATTCAAGGTTTCTTCCTCTTTTTGGGCGTTCTTGGAGATTGTATAACTTCAGACAAAGGTGACGTAAGTTATCTATAATACAGGTGAAAAATGTTATAATAATTATAAGGGATTTGTTGCCAAGCGAAAGGGTGAATCAGTGTGATTGTACGCGAAAGATTGGAAAAACAAGAAATGCAATTTTTGTCGGTTTTTGCTGCTAAAAGTAGTGAGGCACGGCGTGAACGGGAGGAAGAGCCGTGTAAATTTCGAACGGCCTTTCAGCGGGATCGCGACAGAGTGCTTCATTCCAAGGCCTTCCGCCGTCTTAAACATAAGACACAAGTTTATATTTCACCAAGTGACCATTATCGTACGCGCATGACTCATAGTTTGGAAGTGGCACAGATTTCACGCACCATTGCTCGGGGGCTCTCTTTAAATGAGGATTTGACAGAAGCCATTGCCTTAGGTCACGATGTCGGGCATACGCCTTTTGGGCATGCAGGAGAATTTGCTATTCGAGACTGGCTAGGTCATTTTAATCATAATGAACAGAGTCTGAGAGTCGTAAAGCATCTTGAAAAAGATGGGCTGGGTTTAAATCTGACGTTAGAAGTTAAAGATGGTATTTTAAATCATACAGGAAATACTAAGCCTTTGACACTAGAAGGAAATATCGTCAGGATTGGCGATCGCATGGCTTATTTATGTCATGATTATGACGATGGTATTCGGGCGGGGATGTTAAAGGCTAGCGATTTACCTTGTGGTGTAGCGCAGGTTTTTGGCACGACGCCTTCTCAGATGATTACTGTCATGGTGTCTGATATGATTAAATGTTCAGCAGGGAAAAATGATATTAAGCTGTCTGATGTTGTGCAACGAGGCATGGATGATTTTCGCGTATTTATGTTCAATAAGCTTTATTGGAGCGATTTATTAAAAACAGAACGGGATAAAGCTCGTTATATTATTATTAAGTTGCTAGAATATTTCATGGAAAATCCCGTAGCTTTGCCAATTGAATTCCGTGATCAGGAAGCGCGCTGGGGCTTAACAACAACAGTTGTTGATTACGTGGCAGGTCTGACTGATTACTATGCCATTCACTTGTTTGAAAATTTTTTTATACCGCCTGTAGGAGGATACAAATATTAAACGGCCTTGGGCCGTTTTTTTTCTTAGCAAATGATTTCTTTTTTGTCAAGGGGAAAAAAGGAGGATTTATGACACGCGTATGGAATATTAATATATCCATAAAGAAACAATAACTGATCCCAACTTAGCTCCAAGCAGGAAAAATATATTCATTGTAGAATATAATCAACTCTTAAACAGGCAATAGTTAATGTGGTCAGTCAGAGCTGCTTATAAGATAGGGGATCAACATGAAAAATACGAATGATGATTTCGTTGACAGGCTAAGGAGCGAAAGTGACATTGTTAGTGTCGTGTCAGATTATGTGCCACTAAAGAAAAAGGGAAAAAATTATTGGGGTTGTTGTCCCTTTCATCATGAAAAAACGCCTTCTTTTTCCGTTGCACCTGACAAGGGTTTTTTTTATTGTTTCGGTTGCGGTGCTGGTGGCAATGTTTTTAACTTTCTTATGAAAATTGAAAACATTGATTTTTTTAGTGCCGTGAAACTGCTAGCAAAGAAACTAAATATCTCGTTACCAGAAAAAGAGAAAACTACTGAGGAAAAGAATCACGACAGAAAATATGAGCGTTTGTGTCACGTAAATCAACTAGCAGCTGATTTTTTCCATTCTTGTCTTACAAAAACGACCTATGGAAAAGATGCTTTAGCGTATCTTGTTCAGCGGGGAATTACGTCAGCAGTTATTGACGAATTTCAGTTGGGATTTGCTCCTCCATTATGGGATAAATTATCTCAGTCTTTTACAAGTCGGGGTATTGCAACGGAAACGCTAATTGATAGTGGTCTCAGCGCTGCTCGTACGTCAGGCGGTGTATATGACCGTTTTCGTAATCGTATTATTTTTCCCATTGCAAATTTGCGGGGGCAAGTGGTGGGATTCGGTGGACGCGTACTTGATGATAGTCAACCAAAATATTTAAATTCGCCAGAAACGCTGCTTTATAATAAACGGCGTGAATTATATGGACTTCATAAAGCTTTCAAGTCGATTCGCGAGCAGGAACGAACCATTGTTGTGGAAGGTTATCTTGATCAAATCAGTGTCTATGGTGCTGGAATTACAAATGTCGTGGCATCGCTAGGAACCGCTTTTACTGTGGAGCAGGCCAAAATGTTATTAAAGCTGGCCCCGGAGATATTATTCGCTTATGATAGCGACGCTGCCGGGCAAAAAGCTACTTTACGGGCCTTAGCAACAGTGAGTGAACTAGGAGCCAAGGTAAAAATTATTCAGATTCCAGATGGCAAAGATCCTGATGAATTTATTCGTAAGCACGGTGCTAGTGCGTTTCAGTTGCTCGTGGACAATGCTTTATCTTTTATTGAATATCAAATTGAACGGGCTTTGACGGAAGGAGACTATTCTCATCTGGAGGGAAAAGTTGCTGTTATTAATCAGGTCATTCCTTCTTTAGCATTGTCTGAGAATGTTGTAGAGGAGAATGCCTATATTGCTCATTTGTCAGCCGTACTTACGATTGATGAGGGTTCCATTCGGGAAGAACTAAAAAAATATCGGTTTGTTGCTAAAAAGGATAAAAATGTAAAACTTGGGTACACTACTTCTGCCTTTTCTCTTGCTAAAAAACCGATAGTAGCAGCAGAACAAGCAGAAAGACAGTTGATTTACTTCTTATTTCAGGACAACTCGATTATTCCTTACGTCCAGTCTCTGTTACGTGTGGAACATTTTCAAAATTCTTTTCGTCAGGAAATAATGAATCAGCTACTTATTGCGTATAATATGGGAAAAGTCATTGAACCCGCACAGTGTTCATTGTCAGTCAGTACAGAGGCAGCAACTGAATTGTCTCATATTATGCTACTTGACAATCCTTGCGAAGATAAAGTTAAAATGGTTGATGATTATATTCGGACCATTCAATTAGCCTATTTACGAAATCAGTATGAAGAACATCGCCTAAAAGCCGATGAATTAGAACGCATGGGGGATAGTCGCTTTTTGCAGGAATTAGCAGAAAGTCAGCGAATTAAACATGAAATTAGCAAACTACATTCTTTGGAATAAACGATTACGATGTATTTTATGGGTCCCATTGACCATTTTTGGGCAGGGGAGGGGGGAATAAAGTGACAGATAAAAAAAATCAGACGACAGATCATGTAAATGAATTGTTGCATCGTGGTAAAAAACGTGGTGGTGTATTAACTTATGCCGAAATCATGGATGCTTTTCAAAACGATGATTTAACACCGGATGAAATTGAAGAACTTTATGAAATTTTTACCAATAAGGGTATTGAAATTCTCGATGAGATCCCTGAGGTAGAGCACACGGAACATGCAGATACACATGAAGAAGTGGATATAGACCTGTCAATTCCTGAAGGAATTAATATTGATGACCCTGTCCGTATGTATCTGAAAGAAATTGGGCGAGTGCCACTTTTGACGGCAGATGAGGAAATTGTTCTGGCGAAAAGGATGGAAGAAGGCGACGAAGAAGCGAAGCGTCGTTTAGCTGAAGCAAATTTGCGCCTTGTTGTCAGTATTGCCAAACGTTATGTTGGGCGCGGCATGCTTTTTTTGGATTTAATTCAAGAAGGTAACTTAGGTCTGATTAAGGCGGTAGAAAAGTTTGATTACAATAAGGGATATAAGTTTTCTACTTATGCCACTTGGTGGATTCGTCAAGCGATAACAAGGGCTATTGCCGATCAGGCTAGGACCATTCGTATTCCTGTGCATATGGTCGAAACGATTAATAAATTAATTCGCGTTTCCCGGCAACTCTTGCAGGAATTGGGGCGTGAACCAGCACCGGAAGAAATCGCTAAAGAAATGGATATTACAGTAGAACGTGTTCGCGAAATCATGAAAATTGCTCAAGAACCTGTTTCACTTGAAACACCGATTGGCGAAGAAGAAGATTCTCATTTGGGTGATTTTATTGAGGACCAAGATGCTCCGGCTCCGGCTGAGGCAGCATCCTTTATGCTCTTAAAAGAGCAACTGGAAGACGTTCTTGAGACGCTGACTGATAGGGAGAAAAAAGTGCTTCGCCTTCGGTTTGGCTTAGATGATGGTCGGGCACGTACATTAGAAGAAGTAGGTCAGCATTTTGGCGTAACACGTGAGCGTATTCGTCAAATTGAAGCCAAAGCACTCAGAAAGCTTCGCCATCCGAGTCGCAGTAAGAAATTAAAAGACTTTTTGGAATAAAAAATACAGTTTTTTGTAAGAACTACTTGACGTAACATGGAGACTGTATTATAATAAATCCCGTTGATGAATATTCCTCGATAGCTCAGTTGGTAGAGCAATCGGCTGTTAACCGATCGGTCGTAGGTTCGAGTCCTACTCGAGGAGCCAATGTTTTTAACAGGCTTTCTACGGAAAACCTGTTTTCATATCTTTGGGCCTATAGCTCAGCGGTAGAGCCGCCGGCTCATAACCGGCTGGTCCCTGGTTCGATCCCAGGTGGGCCCACCAAATCCGTATAAACAGCGGGGTTTCTTGTGTAAAACGAGAAATTCCGCTTTTTCATATGAAAAAAAATTGTAAGCAAGGTGATGAGATGAAATTAGGGGAAAGGCTGGCGGCTATTGCCCAGATGGTACTACCAGGTGCAACTATTGCTGATATTGGAACAGATCATGCCTATTTACCTGTTGAACTGATTCGTCGAGGCAAGGTAAGCAGGGCTATTGCTGGTGATATCCATGAGGGGCCTTATCAGGCAGCAACGGTGACTGTGAAGGAGGCAGGACTTTCCAAGCAGATTTCTGTTCGCCTGGGAGATGGTCTTGCCGTATTGGAGCCGGGCGAGGTTGACACAGTGATTCTTGCCGGGATGGGCGGCAGTACTATGATTCAAATTTTAGCTGCTCAAGGGAATGTTACAGCCAGCCTGAAGCAAATAATTCTGCAGCCCATGAATGGGGCTGCTTTGCTCCGTGAATGGCTTCATAAGCAGAAATGGCTGTTTGTTGAGGAAACATTGGTTGAAGAAGAGGGCCATTTGTATGAAATCATTCGTGTTATGAAACAATCAGAACAAATGGAGCGGGCAGTTCAGCCGTTAAAGCCAATTTTGTATGAAGTGGGTCCACTGCTATGGCATAACAAGCCTCCGCTGCTTAGCCGTCATTTATTGCTTAAGATCCACTCATTAGAGGGAGTTCTTGAGCAACTGAAACGATCTACTTCGCTTGCAGCCGCTCAGAAATCTAAGTTTTATCGTGGGAAACTGGATGAATTAAGGGAGATGATGGCATGTCTGTAACATGTAAGCACATTATGCAGGCCATGGAATGCTTGGCACCACAAAATTTAGCAGAAGAGTGGGATTCGGTAGGACTCATGGTGGGAAATCCTGATAGGCAAGTAAGAAATGTATGGACAACACTGGATGTTACGCTGGAACTTGTTGAAGCGGCAGTGGAAGCCAAGGTTGATATGATTGTTTCACACCATCCTTTGATCTTTAAGGCCATCAAGCGGCTTGATACAAGTACGGTTTCAGGAAAAATAATGGAAAAACTAATGCAAGGGAATATTGCTGTTTTTTCTGCTCATACAAATCTCGATTGTGCCGTAGGTGGTGTGAATGATATACTCGCACAAATGCTTCATTTACAAGATATTCAGCTGTTAACAGTGAATCGTTCGGAAAAATTGGTAAAATTTGTTGTTTTTGTTCCGAAAGATTATGAACAGGTTGTTTTTGCAGCTATTACAAAAGCAGGTGCTGGCCATATTGGACGTTATAGTCATTGTACATTTGCATCATCTGGTACAGGCACTTTTCTTCCTCTGGAGGATACCCATCCTTTTATTGGTCGGCAGGGATCACTTGCTAGAGTCGATGAAATGCGTATGGAGACGATTTTGCCTGAAAGACTTATAATCCCTGTTCTTGAAGCCATGCATGCAGTTCATCCTTATGAAGAAGTGGCTTATGATCTTTACCCGCTTTATAATCAGCTTCAGACTACCGGTTTAGGCCGGATAGGGACAATTCAACCTGTTTCTTTGCGGAATTTTTCTCAACAAGTAAAGCAACTGCTACACACCGATGTAGTGAGCATGGTAGGGCGGTCGGACCAAATGATTCATACTGTGGCTGTGTGTGGCGGCAGTGGTGCTGATTTAATTAAACAGGCTAAGAAAAACGGCGCAGATGTTTTTGTTACAGGCGATGTGAAATATCATGATGCTTTAGATGCAGCGGCCCTTGATTTGGCGATTATTGATGCGGGCCATTATCCAACGGAGCAGCCTGTTGTGGCTCGGTTGTCTCAATATTTGAGTGAGAAATTTCCGCTTCTCGAAGTAAAATCAAATATTTCCCAGAAAAATATTTTTCAATTGTGTTGACGATTGCTCCATGTTAAGATATAATAAGATTCTGCGTCATGAGTATGAAAAGTGATCGCGAGTGTCTGACGGCATTCGAGGAAAGTCCGAGCTCCGTAGGGCAGGGTGCTGGATAACGTCCAGCGAGGGTGACCTTAGGGAAAGTGCCATAGAAATGTAAACCGCCGACTTTCGTCGGTAAGGATGGAACGGTGCGGTAAGAGCGCACCAGCAATTAGGTGACTAATTGGCTTGGTAAACCCCACCTGGAGCAAGACCGAATAGGGAAGGGATGAAGTTGCCCGCAGAACCTTCCGGGTTGTGTCGCTAGAGTCAACAGGTAACTGTTGGCGTAGATAGATGATCATTGCCGCGTAAGCGGAACAGAACTCGGCTTAGTGATTACTCGTGTACGTGTTCCAATAAAGAAACCGCTGCTTGTCAGCGGCTTTTTTAATACATCAATAAGAATGCATCCATTAATATGATAGAAAAATCGTCGGGGCAATTTGTATATGATTGATATGCTGGGCAATTAATAATGACTTTTTGTTGACAAATTCAATGATATTTTTTACAATAACTGCATAGACTTGTTTTATCAGCTTACTTGTAAGCTGAAATGAATAGAGGAGGTAAAACAGATGGCTGTTGTTACTGTACATAATTTTGACGAGTTTACTGCATCAGTATTAAAGTCTGATAAACCTGTTCTTGTTGACTTTTGGGCATCTTGGTGTGGTCCTTGTAAAATGATTGCGCCGGAAGTTGAGTCCATTGCAACATCTTATGAAGGAAAGGCTGTTGTCGCAAAGGTCAATGTAGACGAAGTTGCTGATCTGTCGGGAAAATATAATGTCATGAGTATCCCCACTTTGCTCGTTTTTAAAGGTGGGCAAGAAATTAATCGCCTTGTTGGTTTTAAGCCGGGATCAGAACTTGCAGCTGCACTCGATGCTGCACTGTAAGGGTCATGCGAAAAAGCCTCTGCTGAAGCAGAGGCTTTTTCGACAATATCAGAAAGTATTCATTAAAAGGATCTGAATCATATGGACAACGAAGGGAGGGGAATTTATGATTATTTCTTGGAATACAACGCAAGCCTGTAACCTTCATTGTCGTCATTGCTATCGTGACGCAGGGTCGAAATATGCTGATGAATTAACAACAGCCGAAGGAAAAAAACTACTAAGTGAGATGGCACGAGCTGGTTTTAAAATTATTATTTTAAGTGGCGGCGAGCCTCTTATGCGCCCGGATATATATGAGCTTATTTCCCATGCACGATCGATTGGTACTCGGCCTGTTCTTGGCACGAATGGGGTGCTTATTACGCCTGATGTGGCTAAACGTCTTAAAAAAGCGGGCCTTGCTGTGGCGGGAATTAGCTTGGACAGCTGTGATCGTGATCAACATAATCATTTTCGTCAGTCAGCGATGGCCTGGGACAGTACAGTTGCTGGAATGAAAG
This genomic window from Pelorhabdus rhamnosifermentans contains:
- a CDS encoding CBS domain-containing protein — translated: MGISLTARQEKIVEIVRTSGPIAGEHIAAQLSVTRAALRSDLAILIMSGLIDARPKVGYFYIGKNTLHVIAEELDRIVVGDIQSVPVVVPVECSAYDAMVTLFLEDVGSLYVVEKGGILSGVVSRKDLLKTAMGGSNLAKLPIKVLMTAMPKIVMTTKDEPVIVAAKKLIDNAVDSLPVVQAAAGSLGCYEIVGRLTKTNIARLFVEIGEEKRR
- a CDS encoding pyruvate, water dikinase regulatory protein gives rise to the protein MPVIYALSDSIGETAEMVARATASQFDAGSFDIIRIPYITSVKQVEETVREAVEREKCIICHTLVSPHLRQALLELAEKNHIKTVDIMGPVIDSIQEMSGFQPKLKPGLVHRLDQDYYKRVEAVEFAVKYDDGKNSWGLLKADMVIVGVSRTSKTPLSMYLAHKKLKVANVPLVPEVPPPPELFQVEPHRIIGLVIDPFKLNEIRAERLKVMGLASNASYANLDRIMEELEYAKAIMRKSHCIVIDVSNRAIEETANRILEIAQKNDII
- a CDS encoding LptA/OstA family protein — translated: MIKKITLLMLLLCVLLTSTALAKPIITADKTYFDVATGLYNLVGNVYIEVGNRIITAGQAKVNMASMEVSGSGGITVTQDDIKFSGDNVFVYGTASKAEVNGNIIFVRSGLSITSDQATFNWKTKQAVFTGNVQVIQGNDSKTYNSVTYDIVANIVTPDSDSSQK
- a CDS encoding deoxyguanosinetriphosphate triphosphohydrolase; this translates as MIVRERLEKQEMQFLSVFAAKSSEARREREEEPCKFRTAFQRDRDRVLHSKAFRRLKHKTQVYISPSDHYRTRMTHSLEVAQISRTIARGLSLNEDLTEAIALGHDVGHTPFGHAGEFAIRDWLGHFNHNEQSLRVVKHLEKDGLGLNLTLEVKDGILNHTGNTKPLTLEGNIVRIGDRMAYLCHDYDDGIRAGMLKASDLPCGVAQVFGTTPSQMITVMVSDMIKCSAGKNDIKLSDVVQRGMDDFRVFMFNKLYWSDLLKTERDKARYIIIKLLEYFMENPVALPIEFRDQEARWGLTTTVVDYVAGLTDYYAIHLFENFFIPPVGGYKY
- the dnaG gene encoding DNA primase, giving the protein MKNTNDDFVDRLRSESDIVSVVSDYVPLKKKGKNYWGCCPFHHEKTPSFSVAPDKGFFYCFGCGAGGNVFNFLMKIENIDFFSAVKLLAKKLNISLPEKEKTTEEKNHDRKYERLCHVNQLAADFFHSCLTKTTYGKDALAYLVQRGITSAVIDEFQLGFAPPLWDKLSQSFTSRGIATETLIDSGLSAARTSGGVYDRFRNRIIFPIANLRGQVVGFGGRVLDDSQPKYLNSPETLLYNKRRELYGLHKAFKSIREQERTIVVEGYLDQISVYGAGITNVVASLGTAFTVEQAKMLLKLAPEILFAYDSDAAGQKATLRALATVSELGAKVKIIQIPDGKDPDEFIRKHGASAFQLLVDNALSFIEYQIERALTEGDYSHLEGKVAVINQVIPSLALSENVVEENAYIAHLSAVLTIDEGSIREELKKYRFVAKKDKNVKLGYTTSAFSLAKKPIVAAEQAERQLIYFLFQDNSIIPYVQSLLRVEHFQNSFRQEIMNQLLIAYNMGKVIEPAQCSLSVSTEAATELSHIMLLDNPCEDKVKMVDDYIRTIQLAYLRNQYEEHRLKADELERMGDSRFLQELAESQRIKHEISKLHSLE
- the rpoD gene encoding RNA polymerase sigma factor RpoD — translated: MTDKKNQTTDHVNELLHRGKKRGGVLTYAEIMDAFQNDDLTPDEIEELYEIFTNKGIEILDEIPEVEHTEHADTHEEVDIDLSIPEGINIDDPVRMYLKEIGRVPLLTADEEIVLAKRMEEGDEEAKRRLAEANLRLVVSIAKRYVGRGMLFLDLIQEGNLGLIKAVEKFDYNKGYKFSTYATWWIRQAITRAIADQARTIRIPVHMVETINKLIRVSRQLLQELGREPAPEEIAKEMDITVERVREIMKIAQEPVSLETPIGEEEDSHLGDFIEDQDAPAPAEAASFMLLKEQLEDVLETLTDREKKVLRLRFGLDDGRARTLEEVGQHFGVTRERIRQIEAKALRKLRHPSRSKKLKDFLE
- a CDS encoding tRNA (adenine(22)-N(1))-methyltransferase; amino-acid sequence: MKLGERLAAIAQMVLPGATIADIGTDHAYLPVELIRRGKVSRAIAGDIHEGPYQAATVTVKEAGLSKQISVRLGDGLAVLEPGEVDTVILAGMGGSTMIQILAAQGNVTASLKQIILQPMNGAALLREWLHKQKWLFVEETLVEEEGHLYEIIRVMKQSEQMERAVQPLKPILYEVGPLLWHNKPPLLSRHLLLKIHSLEGVLEQLKRSTSLAAAQKSKFYRGKLDELREMMACL
- a CDS encoding Nif3-like dinuclear metal center hexameric protein gives rise to the protein MSVTCKHIMQAMECLAPQNLAEEWDSVGLMVGNPDRQVRNVWTTLDVTLELVEAAVEAKVDMIVSHHPLIFKAIKRLDTSTVSGKIMEKLMQGNIAVFSAHTNLDCAVGGVNDILAQMLHLQDIQLLTVNRSEKLVKFVVFVPKDYEQVVFAAITKAGAGHIGRYSHCTFASSGTGTFLPLEDTHPFIGRQGSLARVDEMRMETILPERLIIPVLEAMHAVHPYEEVAYDLYPLYNQLQTTGLGRIGTIQPVSLRNFSQQVKQLLHTDVVSMVGRSDQMIHTVAVCGGSGADLIKQAKKNGADVFVTGDVKYHDALDAAALDLAIIDAGHYPTEQPVVARLSQYLSEKFPLLEVKSNISQKNIFQLC
- the trxA gene encoding thioredoxin — protein: MAVVTVHNFDEFTASVLKSDKPVLVDFWASWCGPCKMIAPEVESIATSYEGKAVVAKVNVDEVADLSGKYNVMSIPTLLVFKGGQEINRLVGFKPGSELAAALDAAL